A portion of the Vicingus serpentipes genome contains these proteins:
- a CDS encoding M16 family metallopeptidase — translation MEYNLYELKNGIRVIHQPIKNRVAHCGFIINTGTRDEKIEENGLAHFIEHSIFKGTSNRKAHHILNRIDTVGGEINAYTTKEKTCVYASFTSEYFERATELLSDIIFNSTYPEKEIKKEKDVIIDEIYSYQDNPFEQIYDDFEELVFKNHPLGMNILGTVDTVNSFKRDDIIKFIERNHATNKIIFSIVGDFTEKKVKTIINKYLNQPLKTSSSKARIPFKDYTVFNQELEKENYQAHCMIGNVAYSSKDKNNTGFILLNNILGGPAMNSRLNMGIREKYGFTYNIESSYTSYTDSGLFSIYLGTDTKHLNKSIDLVHKELKNLRTKKLSSSQLQKAKQQLIGQITLSEESKVNVMLGMGKSLLFFNKVDSLETVYAKINKLTTENILEIANEVFDKDKLSSLIYKPVK, via the coding sequence ATGGAGTACAACCTGTACGAGTTAAAAAATGGTATTAGAGTAATTCATCAACCAATAAAAAATAGGGTTGCACATTGTGGTTTTATCATAAATACTGGAACTAGAGATGAAAAAATTGAAGAAAATGGCTTAGCTCATTTTATTGAACATTCTATTTTCAAAGGAACTTCTAACAGAAAAGCTCATCATATTTTAAACAGAATAGATACTGTTGGGGGAGAAATTAATGCTTATACAACTAAAGAAAAAACTTGTGTTTACGCATCCTTTACGTCTGAATATTTTGAAAGAGCTACTGAACTTTTAAGTGACATCATTTTCAACTCTACGTACCCTGAAAAAGAAATTAAAAAAGAAAAAGATGTAATAATTGATGAAATCTATTCTTATCAGGACAACCCTTTTGAACAAATTTACGATGATTTTGAGGAGTTAGTATTTAAAAATCATCCTTTAGGAATGAATATTTTAGGAACTGTTGATACTGTAAACTCCTTCAAAAGAGACGATATTATTAAATTTATTGAGCGCAATCATGCAACTAATAAAATTATTTTTAGCATCGTAGGGGATTTCACAGAAAAGAAAGTAAAAACAATTATCAACAAATATTTAAATCAGCCTTTAAAAACAAGTTCTAGTAAAGCAAGAATTCCTTTTAAAGACTATACCGTTTTTAACCAAGAGCTTGAAAAAGAAAATTATCAAGCACATTGCATGATAGGTAATGTTGCTTACAGCAGTAAAGATAAAAACAACACAGGGTTTATTTTATTAAACAATATTCTAGGTGGTCCAGCAATGAATAGTAGATTAAATATGGGTATACGTGAAAAATATGGTTTCACTTATAATATTGAATCAAGCTACACATCATATACTGATTCAGGGTTGTTTAGTATTTATTTAGGTACAGATACAAAACACTTAAATAAAAGCATTGATTTAGTTCATAAAGAATTGAAAAATCTGAGAACAAAGAAACTCAGTTCTTCTCAACTTCAAAAAGCTAAACAACAATTAATTGGTCAAATTACTTTATCTGAAGAAAGCAAAGTAAATGTAATGCTAGGCATGGGAAAAAGCTTACTTTTTTTTAACAAAGTAGATTCTCTAGAAACTGTTTATGCTAAAATAAATAAACTAACAACTGAAAATATTCTTGAAATTGCCAATGAAGTTTTTGATAAAGATAAATTAAGCTCTTTGATTTACAAACCTGTTAAATAA
- a CDS encoding PD40 domain-containing protein has product MIKFKFLLPIFCLFLCVKFTFAQEALSSKDEKSTLAMAESYYFDEDLQNIPKALELFQQLAASKPNDPYYKLMEGICYTFFKNKKGIALEKLLAVKESNPEFNEVNFYLARAYAVNRMFDKAIDTYEEYMSSEDVSDEQKGEARQNIIYCQNAKKFTKDSLGVDIVSIGSPINTDFSEYVPVITSDESMLIYTYRGERSKGGLMDKTGKPDPRGEYYEDIMVSYKVGSDWIEPESIGDNINTVGHDASIALSVDGQQLFVYKSTKKDNGDIYMSVLDGDNWTKAERLAGEVNTEAWEGSASLSSNGKTLYFSSNREGGFGGRDIYSAELKPDNTWGDIKNLGPVINTKFDDDAPFIHPDRKTMYYSSKGHNSMGGYDIFYTYLNNDGWDEPMNVGYPVNSIDDDRYYVLSADAKTGYYSSAGRSENGTHDIYTVSPGHFGKRPILALVVGVVNADGKPAEADITVTNEKDGSVEGKFKSNSSSGKYMLALTPGNKYKIAIEVEGYDTKIDYIDVQSLETYVSVEHDFNLSSKQVVEEVSNSNEDILQGKIDNQIKKYRKESTKEGYEEMIYNKVLKEKGDKEEEGVEYFVEAEGIDKVGPFKTLLEAEIEKQNIIKTNPEIKASEILVEDNGQTKTVKQHYSNDFVKTDFLDEISIHDQITKSDSLPKNSGIDSKTAVELEENTDVALEEDGGMVDAASKNIAGLSFKVEIGAVENPEDFKLGYLEKYGKITAKAYPDGVTRYTFGPFETLEDAENFRQMLIEKEKESEEAFVTVFVFGQRKVFEDLPQKQKEDLGGKPMVKEIEKIEIGPCETNFIDFSEFVGKDLNDVAIYSKLLKKGGSSCADGLEFKVQIAAYRFPKNYKWDHLKKYGEPVVVGYPDGITRFTQGVYVTMKEAEELRQQIIKSGQKDAWITPFYNGKRMLLEELIKNNFYGKSIN; this is encoded by the coding sequence ATGATTAAATTTAAGTTTCTACTTCCTATATTTTGTTTGTTTCTATGTGTTAAATTTACTTTCGCACAAGAAGCACTTTCTAGTAAAGATGAGAAAAGTACTTTGGCAATGGCTGAATCATATTATTTTGATGAAGATTTACAAAACATACCTAAGGCTTTAGAGTTATTTCAGCAACTAGCAGCAAGTAAGCCTAATGATCCTTATTACAAATTAATGGAAGGAATTTGCTATACTTTTTTTAAAAATAAAAAAGGAATTGCACTTGAAAAATTATTAGCCGTAAAAGAAAGCAATCCAGAATTTAATGAAGTAAATTTTTACTTAGCTAGAGCTTATGCCGTAAACAGAATGTTTGATAAGGCAATAGATACTTATGAGGAATATATGTCGTCTGAGGATGTTTCTGATGAGCAAAAAGGAGAGGCAAGACAAAATATTATTTATTGTCAAAATGCTAAAAAATTCACAAAAGATAGTTTAGGAGTTGATATTGTAAGTATTGGATCTCCAATTAATACTGATTTCTCTGAATATGTTCCTGTAATAACTTCTGATGAATCTATGTTGATTTATACCTATAGAGGGGAGAGAAGTAAGGGAGGATTAATGGATAAAACGGGTAAACCTGACCCAAGGGGAGAATACTATGAGGACATAATGGTTTCATATAAAGTTGGTTCAGACTGGATTGAACCGGAAAGTATTGGTGATAATATCAATACTGTGGGGCATGATGCAAGTATTGCTTTGTCGGTTGATGGGCAACAATTGTTTGTTTATAAGAGTACTAAAAAAGATAATGGAGATATTTATATGAGTGTTTTGGATGGGGATAATTGGACAAAAGCAGAGCGTTTAGCAGGAGAGGTAAATACAGAAGCTTGGGAAGGAAGTGCGAGTTTATCAAGTAATGGTAAAACTTTATATTTTTCTAGTAATAGAGAAGGTGGGTTTGGAGGAAGAGATATCTATTCTGCAGAGTTAAAACCAGATAATACATGGGGAGATATTAAAAATTTAGGCCCGGTTATTAATACTAAGTTTGACGATGATGCACCTTTTATACATCCAGATAGAAAAACAATGTATTATAGTTCTAAGGGACATAATAGTATGGGAGGCTATGATATATTTTATACTTATTTAAATAATGATGGTTGGGATGAGCCTATGAATGTTGGTTATCCTGTTAATAGTATTGATGATGATAGATATTATGTTTTGTCAGCTGATGCTAAAACTGGGTATTATTCTTCTGCTGGAAGAAGTGAAAATGGGACTCATGATATTTATACTGTGTCTCCAGGTCATTTTGGTAAACGACCAATTTTAGCATTAGTAGTAGGAGTAGTTAATGCTGATGGTAAACCTGCAGAAGCAGATATAACTGTTACAAATGAAAAAGATGGTAGTGTTGAAGGGAAGTTCAAATCTAACTCTTCTTCAGGTAAATATATGTTAGCCTTAACTCCTGGAAATAAATATAAGATTGCAATAGAGGTAGAAGGATATGATACCAAAATAGACTACATAGATGTTCAGTCATTAGAGACATATGTTTCAGTTGAACACGATTTTAATCTAAGTTCGAAACAAGTTGTTGAAGAAGTTTCTAATTCTAATGAGGATATTTTACAAGGAAAAATTGATAATCAGATTAAAAAATATAGAAAAGAAAGTACTAAGGAAGGTTATGAGGAGATGATTTATAATAAAGTGCTAAAAGAAAAAGGTGATAAAGAAGAAGAGGGTGTGGAGTATTTTGTAGAAGCAGAAGGAATCGATAAGGTTGGTCCTTTTAAAACTTTGCTAGAAGCAGAGATTGAAAAGCAAAATATTATAAAAACTAATCCTGAAATAAAAGCTTCTGAAATTTTAGTTGAAGATAATGGGCAAACAAAAACAGTAAAACAACATTATTCAAATGATTTTGTTAAAACTGATTTCTTAGATGAAATTTCAATTCATGATCAGATTACAAAATCAGATTCATTGCCTAAAAATTCTGGAATTGACTCAAAAACTGCGGTAGAATTAGAAGAAAATACAGATGTTGCGTTAGAGGAGGATGGAGGTATGGTTGATGCAGCATCAAAAAACATAGCAGGGTTATCATTTAAAGTTGAAATTGGAGCTGTTGAGAATCCAGAAGATTTTAAATTAGGTTATCTAGAAAAGTATGGAAAGATTACTGCTAAGGCTTATCCAGATGGAGTAACTAGATATACCTTTGGCCCTTTTGAAACATTGGAAGATGCAGAGAATTTTAGACAGATGTTAATTGAAAAAGAAAAAGAATCAGAAGAGGCTTTTGTAACGGTTTTTGTTTTTGGTCAACGAAAAGTGTTTGAAGATTTGCCACAAAAGCAAAAAGAAGATTTAGGTGGCAAGCCTATGGTTAAAGAAATTGAAAAAATTGAAATCGGTCCGTGTGAAACAAATTTTATAGATTTTTCTGAATTTGTAGGTAAAGATTTAAATGATGTAGCTATTTATAGTAAATTATTGAAAAAAGGTGGTAGTTCATGTGCTGACGGATTAGAATTTAAAGTTCAAATAGCTGCTTATCGTTTTCCAAAAAATTATAAATGGGACCATTTAAAAAAATATGGAGAGCCAGTTGTTGTAGGTTATCCAGATGGAATTACAAGGTTTACTCAGGGAGTTTATGTTACGATGAAAGAAGCTGAAGAGCTAAGGCAACAAATTATTAAATCAGGACAAAAAGATGCTTGGATTACCCCTTTTTATAATGGGAAAAGGATGTTGCTTGAAGAGTTGATTAAAAATAACTTTTACGGAAAAAGTATTAATTAA
- a CDS encoding OmpA family protein, producing the protein MKKSLILLGLAFSNLLLFSQENLIPNPIFKDVSKKVKSEGQIDLAAPWISPTLAPADLYVSDTKNSLIGVPDNGYGEEKAMEGDNYAGFVAYGYKGKESRSYLQAKLTSKLEAGKEYCVTFHVSLADLSKYATNYLGAYISKDAVSANNTDPMLFEAQIVSKKLTVYEKQFYWVPVCGKFKASGGEEYVTIGNFTPDEKLNLSKVKRPRGFTSPQTYDAYYYIDNISLVEIGEKDKCDCDAVPGLENAETVSRNFNSDSKSSTSKTKIINSYGTASGSNNTSNLIDENTKELIVSFDPKSFSIIGDATKMLDNLVVMLKNEPTTKVLVEGYFDASEKEIEKLDAKRVMSVYKYIVSKGIKADLIKRSMEGQGTSEDLLKNSIVKITLLKEELSEE; encoded by the coding sequence ATGAAAAAAAGTTTAATATTATTGGGATTAGCCTTTTCTAATTTATTATTGTTTTCTCAAGAAAACCTTATCCCAAATCCAATTTTTAAAGATGTATCAAAAAAAGTGAAAAGTGAAGGTCAAATTGATTTGGCTGCACCATGGATTTCACCAACGTTAGCTCCTGCCGATTTATACGTTTCTGATACCAAGAACTCTTTAATTGGTGTGCCTGATAATGGTTATGGAGAAGAAAAAGCAATGGAAGGAGATAATTATGCTGGGTTTGTAGCTTATGGTTATAAAGGGAAAGAATCTAGAAGTTATTTACAGGCAAAATTAACAAGTAAGTTAGAGGCTGGAAAAGAATATTGCGTTACTTTTCATGTAAGCTTAGCTGATTTATCTAAATATGCTACTAATTATTTAGGAGCTTACATTTCTAAAGATGCTGTTTCAGCAAATAATACTGACCCAATGCTGTTTGAAGCTCAAATTGTGAGTAAGAAATTAACAGTATATGAAAAGCAGTTTTATTGGGTTCCTGTTTGTGGTAAATTTAAGGCTAGTGGAGGTGAAGAGTATGTCACTATTGGAAATTTTACTCCAGACGAAAAACTTAATTTAAGTAAAGTTAAGCGACCAAGAGGTTTTACTTCGCCCCAAACTTACGATGCCTATTATTATATAGATAACATTTCTTTAGTAGAAATTGGTGAAAAAGATAAATGTGATTGTGATGCTGTTCCGGGATTGGAAAATGCAGAAACAGTAAGTAGAAATTTTAATAGCGATTCCAAATCCTCTACAAGTAAGACAAAAATTATTAACTCTTACGGTACAGCTTCGGGTTCAAATAATACTTCTAATTTAATTGATGAAAATACAAAAGAATTAATAGTTTCTTTTGATCCTAAATCATTCTCTATAATTGGTGATGCCACAAAGATGCTTGATAATTTGGTTGTAATGCTTAAAAATGAGCCGACTACAAAAGTTTTAGTGGAAGGATATTTTGATGCTTCCGAAAAAGAAATAGAAAAATTAGATGCTAAAAGAGTTATGAGTGTCTATAAGTATATAGTGTCTAAAGGTATTAAGGCTGATTTGATTAAAAGATCAATGGAGGGGCAAGGAACTTCTGAAGATTTACTTAAAAATTCAATTGTTAAAATTACTCTTTTGAAGGAAGAACTGTCTGAAGAGTAA
- a CDS encoding glutamine synthetase III family protein, which yields MATFRFHALADALSRTPKHVEFPSDRASNYYAVNVFTQEKMREYLPSEAYKSVMDAINHGTQLDRQLSNQVASSMKDWALTKQVTHYTHWFQPLTGATAEKHDAFFSPISGGRAIEKFDGDNLVQQEPDASSFPNGGIRNTFEARGYTAWDPTSPAFIIGKTLCIPTIFIAYTGEALDYKMPLLKALNVMDKAATDVCQYFDKDITKVNTSLGWEQEYFLIDKALFNARPDIMMTGRALVGHNPAKGQQLDDHYFGSIPERASAFMREYEIEALKLGIPVTTRHNEVAPNQFECAPMFEEANLANDHNLLLMDLLEKIARKHDFRILLHEKPFPSLNGSGKHNNWSLGTNTGVNLLAPGKNPKTNLRFLTFFVNTIKAIHDNADILRSSIASAGNDHRLGANEAPPAIISVFIGSQLTQMLDNLEKSIKAGKMTPEDKTELKLSIGKIPQILLDNTDRNRTSPFAFTGNKFEFRAVGSSANCGSAMIALNVIVAKQLQDFKIAVDSRIEKGDKKDEAILKELQKLIKDSKKIRFEGNGYGDEWVKEAEKRGLSNLKDTPRALKVMVDKKTKDLFNELGVFTNVELDARYEIELENYILKLQIESRTLGDIAQNHIIPTAIKYQNVILKNIKGMNEVMGTDAKIMASTQYEILKKTSEHLNKLKESCDIMLEERKKANKLTNSEEKSLAYCDKVKPHFSEIKYHSDKLELLIDDELWPLPKLREILFTK from the coding sequence ATGGCAACTTTCAGATTTCATGCTTTAGCAGATGCTTTATCAAGAACCCCAAAACATGTTGAATTTCCTTCAGATAGGGCTTCAAATTATTATGCTGTAAATGTTTTTACTCAAGAAAAAATGAGAGAATATTTACCGAGTGAAGCTTACAAAAGCGTAATGGATGCAATTAATCATGGAACACAACTTGATAGACAATTATCAAATCAAGTAGCATCATCAATGAAAGATTGGGCATTAACAAAACAAGTTACACACTATACACACTGGTTTCAACCTTTAACAGGAGCAACAGCTGAAAAGCATGATGCTTTTTTTAGTCCAATTAGTGGAGGTAGAGCTATTGAGAAATTTGATGGTGATAATTTAGTTCAACAAGAGCCAGATGCTTCAAGTTTTCCAAATGGAGGTATTCGTAATACATTTGAAGCCAGAGGTTATACTGCTTGGGATCCTACATCTCCTGCTTTTATTATAGGGAAGACTTTATGTATTCCAACAATTTTTATTGCTTATACTGGAGAAGCTTTGGATTATAAGATGCCTTTGTTAAAAGCATTAAATGTAATGGATAAAGCTGCAACAGATGTTTGTCAGTATTTTGATAAAGATATCACTAAAGTAAATACAAGTTTAGGATGGGAACAAGAGTATTTTTTAATTGATAAAGCTTTGTTTAATGCTCGTCCAGATATTATGATGACAGGTAGGGCTTTGGTTGGGCATAATCCAGCAAAAGGACAGCAATTAGATGATCATTATTTTGGGTCTATTCCTGAAAGAGCAAGTGCTTTTATGAGAGAGTATGAGATTGAAGCACTAAAATTAGGTATACCTGTTACAACAAGACATAATGAGGTGGCTCCTAATCAATTTGAATGTGCTCCAATGTTTGAAGAGGCTAATTTAGCTAATGATCATAATCTATTGTTAATGGATTTATTAGAGAAAATTGCTAGAAAACATGATTTTAGAATTTTATTACATGAAAAACCATTTCCATCATTAAATGGCTCAGGTAAGCATAATAACTGGTCATTAGGTACAAATACAGGAGTTAACTTACTTGCTCCTGGTAAAAATCCCAAAACAAATCTTAGATTTTTAACCTTCTTTGTTAATACTATTAAAGCGATACATGATAATGCTGATATTTTAAGATCAAGCATTGCTTCTGCAGGGAATGACCATCGTTTAGGGGCAAATGAAGCTCCTCCAGCAATTATATCTGTTTTTATAGGGTCTCAATTGACTCAAATGCTCGATAATCTTGAAAAAAGTATTAAAGCTGGTAAAATGACACCAGAAGATAAAACAGAATTAAAACTTAGTATTGGTAAAATACCTCAAATTTTATTGGACAATACTGACAGAAATAGAACTTCTCCATTTGCTTTTACTGGTAATAAATTTGAGTTTAGAGCTGTTGGTTCTTCTGCTAATTGCGGTTCTGCTATGATAGCTTTAAATGTTATTGTTGCAAAACAGTTGCAAGATTTTAAAATAGCTGTGGACTCAAGAATAGAAAAAGGAGATAAAAAAGATGAAGCGATATTAAAAGAGCTTCAAAAATTAATTAAAGATTCTAAAAAAATACGATTTGAAGGGAATGGATATGGTGATGAATGGGTTAAAGAAGCAGAGAAAAGAGGGTTGTCTAATTTAAAGGACACACCAAGAGCATTAAAAGTAATGGTTGATAAAAAGACAAAAGACTTATTTAATGAATTAGGAGTGTTTACTAATGTTGAGCTTGATGCTAGATATGAGATTGAGTTAGAAAATTACATCTTAAAACTTCAAATTGAATCAAGAACTTTAGGCGATATTGCTCAGAATCATATTATTCCAACTGCGATTAAATATCAAAATGTTATTCTTAAAAATATAAAAGGTATGAATGAAGTAATGGGTACAGATGCTAAAATAATGGCAAGTACTCAGTATGAAATACTAAAGAAAACTTCTGAGCATTTAAATAAGTTAAAAGAATCGTGTGATATTATGCTTGAAGAACGTAAAAAAGCAAATAAATTAACAAATAGTGAAGAAAAATCTTTGGCTTATTGTGATAAAGTTAAACCTCATTTTTCTGAGATTAAATATCACTCAGATAAATTAGAATTGTTAATTGACGATGAATTGTGGCCTTTACCTAAGTTGAGAGAAATTTTATTTACAAAATAA
- a CDS encoding OmpA family protein, whose amino-acid sequence MKRLFSLLTLVLCLGLSTFAQKNYKQDADMAFSGNKYYQAIDLYKKAYTKEKSKEVKAEILFKIGESYRLKEDGTQAVVWYNKAITAKYPDPLAIYYVANIFKTQGKYEDAIVEYNKYKAANPSDKRADEGIKSCENSKEWKDNPTRFVVNPMPLLNSEDFDFSPVFADKKNQEIYFTSTRQGSAGSEVSDVTGMNFSDLYSSKRDKKGKWSEPTVLNETVNSPASEGAACLNTKRNTIYFTRCGVQNKGVMGCSIYSASKAGQKWGEATVINVAQDTFTVGHPAISDDDMTLVFASNIPGGQGGKDLWYITYDKKAKTWSEPTNLGSEINTAGDEMFPFIRDNGELYFSSNGHSGMGGLDIFKASSKGVNQWAAVENLQYPLNSPANDFGIVFEPGQDRGFLTTSREGGKGGDDIWQFYLPPMLFSLEGIVKDVETEAPIANAKVKLVGTDGSSTEALTDENGNFSFIENGAARYINPETSYSILVEKEKYLNAKGKETTVGLEKSKKFFHEYALQPMKGAIKLPLILYEFAKADLLPESKDSLNFLYNVMIDNPNIVIQLRSHTDFRGSNKLNQKLSQRRAQSCVDYLVTEKGIPADRIVAKGMGEGEPLQTATGEVLNEKYINALKTEEEKEAAHQRNRRTDFKVLRDDYVPKSAEPTTEN is encoded by the coding sequence ATGAAACGATTATTTAGTTTGTTGACTTTAGTCTTATGTCTAGGGTTATCAACTTTTGCTCAAAAGAATTATAAGCAAGATGCTGATATGGCTTTTAGTGGTAATAAATATTACCAAGCTATAGATTTGTATAAGAAAGCTTATACAAAAGAAAAAAGCAAGGAAGTTAAAGCTGAAATTCTTTTTAAAATAGGTGAATCTTATCGTTTAAAAGAAGATGGTACACAAGCTGTGGTATGGTATAATAAAGCTATAACTGCAAAATATCCAGATCCATTAGCTATTTATTATGTAGCAAATATTTTCAAAACACAAGGTAAATATGAGGATGCAATAGTTGAGTACAATAAATACAAGGCTGCAAATCCAAGTGATAAAAGAGCTGATGAAGGTATTAAGTCTTGTGAAAATTCGAAGGAATGGAAAGATAACCCAACTCGTTTCGTAGTTAATCCAATGCCATTATTAAATTCGGAAGATTTTGATTTTTCTCCAGTTTTTGCTGACAAAAAAAATCAAGAAATTTATTTTACATCAACTCGTCAAGGATCTGCTGGTTCTGAAGTTTCTGATGTAACCGGAATGAATTTTTCTGATTTATATTCATCTAAAAGAGATAAAAAAGGTAAATGGAGTGAGCCAACAGTTTTAAACGAAACTGTAAATTCTCCAGCTAGTGAAGGAGCAGCATGTTTAAATACTAAAAGAAATACTATTTATTTTACTAGATGTGGTGTGCAAAACAAAGGTGTAATGGGATGTAGTATTTATTCAGCAAGTAAGGCTGGACAAAAATGGGGTGAAGCCACTGTTATTAATGTTGCACAAGATACTTTCACAGTTGGTCATCCAGCTATTTCTGATGATGACATGACTTTAGTTTTTGCATCAAATATTCCTGGAGGTCAAGGTGGAAAAGATTTATGGTATATAACTTACGATAAAAAAGCGAAGACTTGGTCAGAGCCAACAAATTTAGGTTCTGAAATTAATACTGCTGGTGATGAAATGTTCCCTTTTATTAGAGATAATGGTGAATTATATTTTTCTTCTAATGGCCACTCAGGAATGGGAGGACTTGATATTTTTAAAGCTTCAAGTAAAGGTGTTAATCAATGGGCTGCTGTTGAAAATTTACAATACCCTTTAAATTCACCAGCAAATGATTTTGGTATTGTCTTTGAACCAGGACAAGATAGAGGTTTCCTTACTACAAGTAGAGAAGGTGGAAAAGGTGGAGATGATATTTGGCAATTTTACTTACCTCCAATGTTATTTTCTTTAGAGGGTATAGTTAAAGATGTAGAAACTGAAGCACCTATTGCTAATGCAAAAGTTAAATTAGTTGGTACTGATGGTTCTTCAACTGAAGCACTTACTGATGAAAATGGTAACTTCTCATTTATTGAAAATGGAGCTGCTAGATATATCAACCCAGAAACGTCTTATTCTATTTTAGTAGAAAAAGAAAAGTATTTAAATGCTAAAGGAAAAGAGACTACTGTAGGTTTAGAAAAATCTAAAAAATTCTTCCATGAATATGCTCTTCAACCAATGAAAGGAGCTATTAAGTTACCGTTGATTTTATATGAATTTGCAAAAGCTGATTTATTACCAGAATCAAAAGACTCTTTAAATTTCTTATATAATGTAATGATTGATAATCCTAACATTGTTATTCAATTACGTTCACATACGGATTTTAGAGGTAGTAATAAGTTAAATCAAAAATTATCTCAACGTAGAGCTCAATCTTGTGTTGACTATTTAGTTACAGAGAAAGGAATACCAGCTGATAGAATTGTTGCAAAAGGTATGGGAGAAGGTGAGCCTCTTCAGACTGCTACAGGGGAAGTTCTTAATGAGAAATACATTAATGCTTTAAAAACTGAAGAAGAAAAAGAAGCTGCTCATCAAAGAAACAGAAGAACAGACTTTAAAGTCCTTAGAGACGATTACGTTCCTAAGTCAGCAGAACCAACAACAGAAAATTAG
- a CDS encoding AIR synthase related protein, producing the protein MSESERYMRRGVSASKEDVHNAIKNIDKGLYPKAFCKIIPDVLTGSEEHCLVMHADGAGTKSSLAYAYWKETGDISVWKGIAQDALIMNIDDLLCVGAVDNILLSSTIGRNKNLIPGEVIAEIINGTEDLLISLREQGIGIYSTGGETADVGDLVRTIIVDSTVTCRMRRDEVIDNSNIKVGDVIVGLESFGQATYESAYNGGMGSNGLTSARHDVFNKLVAEKYPETFDAAVPKDLVYSGNYFLTDEVEGVTVDAGKLVLSPTRTYAPIIKKILEKHSSEINGMVHCSGGAQTKILHFVEDKIIVKDNLFDLPPLFKLIKEQSGTDWKEMYKVFNMGHRMELYVPENIAQSIIDISKSFNVDAKIIGKVVGEGKKELTIKSEFGEFIYN; encoded by the coding sequence ATGAGTGAATCAGAAAGATATATGCGAAGAGGTGTTTCAGCCTCAAAAGAAGATGTGCATAATGCAATAAAAAATATTGATAAGGGCTTATATCCAAAAGCTTTTTGTAAAATTATTCCAGATGTTTTAACAGGTAGTGAGGAACATTGCTTGGTAATGCATGCTGATGGAGCAGGAACAAAGTCTTCTTTAGCTTATGCTTACTGGAAAGAAACCGGTGATATATCTGTATGGAAGGGTATTGCTCAAGATGCCTTAATTATGAATATTGATGATTTACTTTGTGTAGGTGCGGTTGATAATATTCTTTTATCTTCTACAATTGGTAGAAATAAGAATTTAATTCCAGGAGAAGTAATTGCTGAAATTATAAATGGAACAGAAGATTTGTTAATTAGCCTAAGAGAGCAAGGAATAGGTATTTACTCAACTGGTGGAGAAACTGCTGATGTTGGAGATTTAGTGAGAACTATAATAGTTGATTCTACCGTTACTTGTAGAATGAGGAGAGATGAAGTAATTGATAACTCTAATATAAAAGTAGGAGATGTAATTGTAGGACTAGAATCTTTTGGACAAGCCACTTATGAAAGTGCTTATAATGGAGGTATGGGAAGTAATGGGTTAACCTCTGCAAGACATGATGTATTTAATAAACTAGTAGCCGAAAAATATCCTGAAACTTTTGATGCAGCTGTTCCAAAAGATTTAGTTTATAGTGGGAATTATTTTTTAACTGACGAAGTTGAAGGTGTTACAGTTGATGCTGGAAAATTAGTTTTATCTCCTACAAGAACCTATGCTCCTATTATTAAAAAAATATTAGAAAAACATTCTAGCGAAATCAATGGAATGGTGCATTGTAGTGGTGGAGCCCAAACTAAAATATTACATTTTGTTGAGGATAAAATTATTGTAAAGGATAATTTATTTGATTTACCACCTTTATTTAAATTAATTAAAGAACAATCAGGCACTGATTGGAAAGAAATGTATAAGGTGTTTAACATGGGACATCGAATGGAATTATATGTTCCTGAGAATATAGCTCAAAGTATAATTGATATTTCAAAATCTTTTAATGTTGATGCGAAAATAATTGGGAAAGTTGTTGGTGAAGGGAAGAAAGAACTAACAATAAAGAGTGAATTTGGAGAATTTATCTATAATTAA